The Agaribacterium sp. ZY112 genome includes the window TCGAGCTCGGGTGAAAGGCGAACGAAGCGAGCTTCTTCCAAAGAGGAAAAAGGCTTCCCGGTGAATAGATCAATCACGTTGTCCGTATCGTGACTGGAGACCGTGGTTTTCATGGCGACGCCTCCATGTAGTGCTCTTGCGTCTGTGGCTCTAAACCACAGTACTTGAGCTCTGGTTGTTAAGCGACTTTAGTTAGCCTGTTAAGCCATACATTATCTTGCTGAGATCGAGAACACAAGCATCGGTTTTTAATGAGCATAAGCTCACGCTTAAAATCGTATGCTTTGCTTTATATTTCGACCGATTATTAATAAGTTTAGTTCATATTTATGAGTTATAAGGAAAGTAGTGAAAACATGCCATCGGTTCTGAGGCGTGTGTGCCAAGTATTTGATCAGACCTTTGCTTTAAGTTTGAATACTCGCATTCAGGGAGGCTTTGATGAGCCGCTCTATCAGCCCGCTCATACGGAGCAAGGTTTTCATTGCATTCAGTTCTCGCACGACTATGTGGCCAGTGCTTTACATGAAATTGCGCATTGGTGTATTGCTGGGGCTGAGCGGCGGCTATTACTTGATTACGGTTATTGGTACGCACCTGATGGGCGAACGCAGGCTCAGCAACGCGAGTTTGAATCTGTTGAAATCAAGCCGCAAGCCGTAGAGTGGCTTTTATCCCGAGCTTGTGCCCTGCCTTTTCGCTTAAGTGTTGATAACTTAAGCGGTGAGGTTGGGGCAAGCCCTGAATTTGAGCGAGCTGTTATTGCGCAAGCACAGACATATGCTTCAGAGGGGCTGCCCCCGCGGGCTCAGCTATTGGCGCAAAATTTTAGTACCGAGTTTACTCAAGCGACTATTTTTTGTCAGGCTTATTACAGTCACGAGACGCTTAGTAAGTGAAACCTGCCTACCTTATTGATAGTTCGATTTATATATTTAGGTTTTATTTTTCTAAGAGGCGGTCAATGCTTTCGCGTAGTGGTAGGGAAGTGACCACGGTGCTGGCGTGGACACATTGGTTGATGAGGTTGTTGCAAGATCAAAAGCCAGAGTTTGTAGCCTGCTGCTTTGATGAGAGTTTGCATACAGGCTTTCGCCATCAGATAAATGCATGTTATAAGCGAAATAGAGCATTGCCTGATGAGGAATTAGCTTATGAGTTGTTGGCCTGTAAAAAAATAGCGTCTTACCTAGGTATTGCCACGTTTGCCAGTGAGGAATTCGAGGCTGATGATCTGATTGCCGCTTTGGCGCGTTTGGCTCGATTAGATAATGCTGAGCCTTGGGTTTTAAGTCGAGACAAAGATTTAGCGCAAATCTTAATGCTTAATAATGGGCGCCTGTGGGATTATTCGTATTCACAAGCGCTCAATTATCAGGCTTTTAAACAAGCTTTTGATATTGCTCCTGAGCGAATAGCGGAGTACTTAGCTATTGTCGGAGATCGTGCTGACAATATAAGTGGTGTGCATGGCATTGGTAAAAAAAGCCTCAGCGCTATTTTCTCAGAGCTGAAATCTTGGCAGCAGATTAAAACAGATTTTACAGCCGTTTCTGGCTTATCTATTCGGGCGGCCAAAAGCCTTGCGCATAAGTTGCAGGAAAATGAGGCTTTAATCGATGCTAATTTGGCTTTAACGCATTTGCGTGATGACTGTCTTAGTGATGCTGATTATAACATTGCGCATACCTCTATTAATAAGCAGGCATTGCTTGTTTTATTTGATGAATTCAAGGCCCCTACTGGCCTCTACCAATTACTGGAAAAATTATGCTGAATATTCTTGCAGACGAAAATATCCCTTTTGCTAAAGAGCTATTTTCGGAGCTGGGTGAGGTAAGCTTATTGGCTGGCCGAACAATGAAACATGCAGACCTAGAGAGTGTTGATGCTCTATTGGTGCGCTCTGTAACACAAGTAAATAAAGAGCTGCTGAGTGGGCACAAAGTTCAGTTTGTAGGCACTTGTACGATAGGCACCGATCACTTAGATAAACAGTATTTTGAGCAACAAGGCATAAGTTATAGCGCCGCCCCTGGCTGTAATGCATTAGGTGTTGTGCAATATGTTATTACTGTTTTAGCTGCTTTAGGTCGTCTAGAACAATCGAATAAAGTAGCTATTGTTGGTTGTGGTAATGTGGGGGGGCGAGTTTGGCAGTACTTAAAAGCTCTAGGTATGGACTGCTATTGTATCGATCCTCATTTAAATAAAACACAGCTTGAAGACTTGAGCGATTTCGAGTCTATTTATGACTGTGATATTGTGTGTATGCATACACCTAAGATTGCTGATGGACCTTATCCGACAGTTAACCTTATTGGTGCTGAAGAATTAAATAAATTAAAAAAGGGCGCTTTATTAATTAATGCAGGACGTGGTGAATGCATCGATAATCATGCGTTGCTGGCTTATATGCAAACGCATAATGACTTAGATGTCGTGTTGGATGTCTGGGCAAATGAGCCTCATATGCTGCCAGAGCTATTTGCTCATGTTAAATATGGATCACCTCATATTGCTGGTTATAGCTTTGAGGGAAAAGTGAATGGGACAACAATGATCTTTGAGAAACTTGCCTTGCAGCAAGGTAAAGATCAGCAGTGGATCAATGAGCGAATTAATGCTTTGCGCTCACGTTGCCTAGGGCAGGCTCAAGAGTTAGAGGCGGCAAGCTTACAAGCGTTGGTGCTTAAGACCTACGACATTGATGCTGATCATGAGCGTTTAAATAAAGCTTTACCGGAGCTGCCTAGTAGCTTTGATCTTTTACGTAAAACCTACCCTAAGCGCAGAGAGTTCTCTCACTATAAATTTAAAACAAGTGATCTTAACTTAGCAGCTAAAGCGAAAGCCTTGGGGTTTGAGTGTGCCTGATTTAAGCCCCATCGTTGAGTGTATTGAATCATGGCAAGCGGCCGTTGCTGATGGGCGTCGTCGCTCTTTAGACAGTTGTCGGTTGTTTCACGGCCGTGGTCAGTGCTACCCAGGCTTAGAGCAGGTTTTGTTGGATTATTATGAGCCTGCACTGGTACTCACTTTATTTTCCCCCTTACAGGTCGAAGATGAATTATTAGTGTTGTTACAGGGGCTTTTTCCTGAGGCACCTATTTATTTGCAATGCCGTTATGAAGCACAACCTCGTTATGTTTGTGTTTATGGCCAAGCGCTGAGCGAGTTGTACGCTCGAAGAGGGTCGCAGCGCTTCTTGTTGAATTTAGATCAGCAAAATATTGGTTTTTTTCTGGATGCAGAGTATGCGCGGCAATGGCTGGAGTCTCGAGCTAAAGATAAATCTGTATTAAATTTATTTTCTTATACATGCAGCTTTTCTATTGTGGCAAGTGCGGCAGGTGCCTCTAGTGCTTTGAATATGGATCTAAGCTCGCGTAGTTTAAGTCTGGGTCGTCACAATTACCGCTTAAATGGTATAGCCGAGCAGCAAGTTCGCTTTTACGCTAACGATATTATGAAGTCTTGGAGTCGTTTAAAGCGCTTTGGCCCTTATGATCTGGTTGTTTGTGATCCACCTAGCTTTCAAAAAGGTAGCTTTGTTGCAACTAAGGATTATAAGAAATTACTGCGGCGCATGGATTCGTTAACGACGAGCTCTGCAGAATTGTTGTTATGTTTAAATTCCCCAGAGATTCGTTTTACTGAGTTTAAAGCCTTGTGTGATAGCGAGCTTGAATGCTTTGATTTTGTTGAGCGACTAGGCTTGCATCCCGATTTTCCCGATGCAGATAGTGAGAGAGCCTTAAAGCTATTGGTCTATAAAAAGAAGTCAGCGCTTTAAGGTGCATCGGCTGTTGCATTGTCGAAGTAAAAGTCCGACAAGGCTTCTAGAGGCATCGGTTTTGCGATGCCAAAGCCTTGGGCGTAGTCGACGCCTAGGCTTTTTAGCTCTCTAAGAACAATGTCGTTCTCAACATATTCCGCCACTGTACGAATGCCCATCTCTTTAGCTATTGCGCTAATGGCTTGAATCATTGCGCGAGCAATATTATCTCGCACTACGTCTTGCACAAAAGACCCATCTATTTTTAAGTAGTCAACATCGAGGTTTTTTAGATAGCTAAACGACGAAAAGCCTGTGCCAAAATCATCAAGCGCAAAGCGACAGCCTAAGGCACGCAGTGTGCGCATAAATTCAATTGCTTCGTTTAAGTTTTGCATGGCGCTACTTTCGGTAATTTCAAAACAAACTTTATTTGCAGGAAAATTTGCAGCTCTAACCATGTTGATGATGGTCTCGCGGGCGCGGTCGCTTGCGATGGTGTGGCCACTGATGTTGACTGAGCAGCAGCCTAAGCGGGCAACGTGTTCAGGATTATTTCTTAAGTAGCTAAAGGTTTGCTTGATAACCCACAAATCAATAGCTGGGGATTTTCCGTAGCGCTCAGCAGAGGGAAGAAACTGCGAGGGTTGAACTAAATTGCCTATATCATCACGATATTGAATAAGTACTTCGTAGTGCACGTAGGGAGCATAAGGTTTATCGATACCGACAATAGGTTGAAAATTTAAAACAAAGTCGTTGTTGTTAATGGCTTTATCTAAACGGCTTACCCAGAGCATGTTTTGTTGTTGGTCGGAGTTTGCCTCATCCACTTTACGTGCATTAATTTGGACTTGGTTGCGCCCCTGTTCTTTGGCGCTGTAGCAGGCTGCATCTGCGGCGCTCAATAAGCTGCTGAATTCTTCGCTGCGGCTATTGCTAATGGCGATACCGACACTAATACTTAGGCGGAAGCTCAATCCATCCCAGCGGAAGGTAAAGGCTTCGGCTTCAAAGCGTAAAGCTTCAGCGAAGGTGGCTGCGTAGTCAGGATTGCGATTAACCAGTAGTACAGCAAACTCATCACCACCAATACGAGCAAAAAAAGCATTTTCGTTTTTAATGTGAGGGCTAAGAACCGCAACTAATTGTTTAATGAGTTGGTCACCAGCGCTATGTCCGCAAGTGTCATTGACAACTTTAAGCTGGTCGATGTCGAAATAAATCAGGGTGAGTTGATTCTGTTCGCCGTAGTTCTGTAATTCTTCAGCAAAGTATTCCTCAAGTGCTCGTCGATTTTTAAGGCCGGTAAGTTCATCATGGTGGGCTTGATGCGCAAGGGTTTGGCTAAGCTCTCGTGACTCACTGATATCCTCGCAATAAGCAATAATTGTTTCGCCAAAATGGCGCTTTATACGATGTAGGTGAAGGACTACATGTAAGCTTTGTTTGTCTTGATCTAATAGTATGGTTTCAATGCGGCAGCTCTTTGCGACACCTTCTTGAATTTGATCCAGCATTCCCGCGACTCGCTGACGGGCGCTAGGTTCAATAAGGTCTAAAAAGCGCATGTGGACCATATCTGCAAAACGATATTGCAAGCGATCACAGGCACTTTGGTTTATATCGTCAATACGCAGGTTGTTACTTAGGGTGAAATAGAAAACGGGGCTGTAATCAAATACCTGACGGTAAAAATCAACATTACTAGAGCCTTGGCTCTCGAGCTTGTGTTGTTTTTTGTAAAGCAGTTCAAGCTCAGTGCGTAAGCTTTCGACAGAGGCTTTAAAAATACGGTTTTCGGAGCTGAGTTTGAGGTTGCAATCTTCTAGTTTTTCGCTGGCATCCTGCTCTTTAATATTTTTCTTTTTGTGTAAATGAGTTTGCCTTAGGTGTATGACTGTTAGAATAAACGACACACTGGCAAAGCCAATGGCAATAAGAGTTGCAGTACTTTGGACGGCGTTAAAGAGCATGGTTGTACTAAAGGTTTGTGTTAGTGCGTCTGAGCTTACTGTATTTAATCGTTAAACTCACGTTTATGCAGAAAGTTGGCGCATATAAGCTATTACGCATGCGTTGAGTTTGTCGCTGCTAGCTTTTTTAAGTGTTTTTTCAAGCTGGGCTATACGAGTAATAGCGCTGTCTGGTTCGGTTTCTGTGCTGGCAAAATAAACAAAGCTTTTTTGGCTGAGTACAACTTCATCAAAGGCTTCTTGTTGGATGGTGTCGCCGTAGCGTAACCAGCCTTCTTCGGCGAGCCATAATACCGCGCTAAAGCAAGCCATGTGTCGATTGCTGTGCAAGCCAAACTCGTCGGGCGTATCAGGGCCGATAATATCTTCTATGTACAGGGTACTTTTACTGGGGAAGCGGCGGTATAAGGTTAAAATGATACGCGCCGCGTCTTTGCAAAAGTCCCCAATGTTTAGTTCGTGCACTACTTTCTATACCGTTGTAAAAATTGGCCAAATTTATCAATAGCCGTTTTGATGTCGGCAGGTTGTGGTAAAAACACGATACGGAAGTGGTCGGGATCGGCCCAGTTAAAGGCTGTACCTTGCACCAGTAGTACTTTTTCAGACAGTAAAAAGTCGAGTATCAGTTGTTGATCATCGTCGAAGTCGTACATGTCTCTGTCGATTTTAGGGAAT containing:
- a CDS encoding class I SAM-dependent methyltransferase yields the protein MPDLSPIVECIESWQAAVADGRRRSLDSCRLFHGRGQCYPGLEQVLLDYYEPALVLTLFSPLQVEDELLVLLQGLFPEAPIYLQCRYEAQPRYVCVYGQALSELYARRGSQRFLLNLDQQNIGFFLDAEYARQWLESRAKDKSVLNLFSYTCSFSIVASAAGASSALNMDLSSRSLSLGRHNYRLNGIAEQQVRFYANDIMKSWSRLKRFGPYDLVVCDPPSFQKGSFVATKDYKKLLRRMDSLTTSSAELLLCLNSPEIRFTEFKALCDSELECFDFVERLGLHPDFPDADSERALKLLVYKKKSAL
- a CDS encoding putative bifunctional diguanylate cyclase/phosphodiesterase, whose translation is MLFNAVQSTATLIAIGFASVSFILTVIHLRQTHLHKKKNIKEQDASEKLEDCNLKLSSENRIFKASVESLRTELELLYKKQHKLESQGSSNVDFYRQVFDYSPVFYFTLSNNLRIDDINQSACDRLQYRFADMVHMRFLDLIEPSARQRVAGMLDQIQEGVAKSCRIETILLDQDKQSLHVVLHLHRIKRHFGETIIAYCEDISESRELSQTLAHQAHHDELTGLKNRRALEEYFAEELQNYGEQNQLTLIYFDIDQLKVVNDTCGHSAGDQLIKQLVAVLSPHIKNENAFFARIGGDEFAVLLVNRNPDYAATFAEALRFEAEAFTFRWDGLSFRLSISVGIAISNSRSEEFSSLLSAADAACYSAKEQGRNQVQINARKVDEANSDQQQNMLWVSRLDKAINNNDFVLNFQPIVGIDKPYAPYVHYEVLIQYRDDIGNLVQPSQFLPSAERYGKSPAIDLWVIKQTFSYLRNNPEHVARLGCCSVNISGHTIASDRARETIINMVRAANFPANKVCFEITESSAMQNLNEAIEFMRTLRALGCRFALDDFGTGFSSFSYLKNLDVDYLKIDGSFVQDVVRDNIARAMIQAISAIAKEMGIRTVAEYVENDIVLRELKSLGVDYAQGFGIAKPMPLEALSDFYFDNATADAP
- a CDS encoding 5'-3' exonuclease H3TH domain-containing protein encodes the protein MKPAYLIDSSIYIFRFYFSKRRSMLSRSGREVTTVLAWTHWLMRLLQDQKPEFVACCFDESLHTGFRHQINACYKRNRALPDEELAYELLACKKIASYLGIATFASEEFEADDLIAALARLARLDNAEPWVLSRDKDLAQILMLNNGRLWDYSYSQALNYQAFKQAFDIAPERIAEYLAIVGDRADNISGVHGIGKKSLSAIFSELKSWQQIKTDFTAVSGLSIRAAKSLAHKLQENEALIDANLALTHLRDDCLSDADYNIAHTSINKQALLVLFDEFKAPTGLYQLLEKLC
- a CDS encoding elongation factor P hydroxylase, with translation MSYKESSENMPSVLRRVCQVFDQTFALSLNTRIQGGFDEPLYQPAHTEQGFHCIQFSHDYVASALHEIAHWCIAGAERRLLLDYGYWYAPDGRTQAQQREFESVEIKPQAVEWLLSRACALPFRLSVDNLSGEVGASPEFERAVIAQAQTYASEGLPPRAQLLAQNFSTEFTQATIFCQAYYSHETLSK
- a CDS encoding 4-phosphoerythronate dehydrogenase, producing the protein MLNILADENIPFAKELFSELGEVSLLAGRTMKHADLESVDALLVRSVTQVNKELLSGHKVQFVGTCTIGTDHLDKQYFEQQGISYSAAPGCNALGVVQYVITVLAALGRLEQSNKVAIVGCGNVGGRVWQYLKALGMDCYCIDPHLNKTQLEDLSDFESIYDCDIVCMHTPKIADGPYPTVNLIGAEELNKLKKGALLINAGRGECIDNHALLAYMQTHNDLDVVLDVWANEPHMLPELFAHVKYGSPHIAGYSFEGKVNGTTMIFEKLALQQGKDQQWINERINALRSRCLGQAQELEAASLQALVLKTYDIDADHERLNKALPELPSSFDLLRKTYPKRREFSHYKFKTSDLNLAAKAKALGFECA